aatgaaatacctgtattatatatatttaatgtatattaaaatgttgttcaaAATCATCATGATGTTCTTAAAAAGTTGTATTTACttcaattattaaagatttaaaaatagatttattttttgtcttcttagttattttttttatttattttacttagctTAAACGTGTcttattttacatacctacaaaAACTATGTATCTCAAGTATTACGTCGAAAGTTTTGCCAtccgatttatatttttatctattaaattttctaagaattgatgtttttaatgaattacaataacatgaatgttttttatagaaattttatttttcacaatataGCTATAgggaaaattataatgatatttacttagaaacgtataataatgttacagtTGTTACactgtattatttaatcgaaAGGTGTTTAATGATCcatgtatgatattatcagAGATTCATTTCACTTGACGTCTTTATCTTGTCTGTTGTATGCTTGTTTGTTGACTGAGAGCGTATGGATTTACAGAACATAATATCGTCATTTGTCGTAGATGTCgatagtaaattttatacactAGGCATAAAGGAgggtgtaatatataataatagtataatataatataattaatagagcAAGAACTTTCATTCactaaaaaatcatcaaatatgCACTTTtgcatcaaaaaattaaaaatatgcagttaaataatataccttcaaaaaaaaaaataaataatacactaaaattTATAGCTCTGaacattacctatatttttttataaatatttaatttatataattttttattatctttattattttaagttttaactaaatttgatATCACTTTATTGTAATCTAATCTACAGATTCACAACTAAGATAAAATGAGAAATTGTATAGaaacagttaaatataataatttaataatttgtgtacttgatcatgaaaaaaattcacCGAAGTACATGATTTTCGAAAAACCTTCAAAATATGCActacaaacttaaaatatggtcttataatcaaaaaatatgccctttaaaccaaaatatgcaaaaatatgcactaaaaaattCGAGCTTTTGGTcacaaatattgttaaatgtattgtgTACTTACTCTGCATACGAAAATGTTAACCAGAAAAAATATGCGAATGTGAGCAAGTCCttgctttaaaaattaattatacacccGTAATCAATTTTCTGTATTCAAAGAACAACTATAATCTTCTGAAGAAGTTGCTACAACTGACCAATCCGTGTCATTAAGGAAAGCTTCCATTGTAATTTCACAAACAGGTGATCATAGGACATATGTACTTGAGATGAAATTGTAAGGCAGAGTGTGTATCGAAGAAGTTTAATTGTAGATTATCAGGACTTTTAtgtaacaaaattttattaattttttttcataaaatatcaacattcACCAAAAATAGATAGTGCATAATGTCAATATTCACCAGTGAATATTCTACatctaaaaagaaatttaCATTCACCAGACATTTTTGTGAATGTGATATTTgcctaaacaattttttatatatttacataaaattatattatacttatatgattcatttttatagtatttttggcatttcatatattaacaaattaaatcgaATGAAAATTACGCGTACTCGAATCACATCAAAACGATTAATGTATGATTTACGAAACTTACGTAATAATAACAGATTACTACCCCGACTAACCCTGCTGTCCTCAACGGTCTcagataagataaaaaaaaacgactttGTCAAATTACAtggactttaaaatatataactataaatacgttattttaattaaaataagaaaaatattacatttaaaaacattattatgcatttaaaaaccgcgcgtatattatatgcaataaaaaaaccgtaaaatacagaaatatgtaatacacaTCAAAAAATGaccaaatatgcaaaataaaactttatatttcaGATCTATTGACTCTAATTCAAATTTGTAGCTTACCTAGCTATTTTTTGGACTGTTAAGAAAACACAtacaaatgcatataaatccgggatctttcataaaatattattaaattataatttttacacttatttttatagacagTAATGACATTTTAGTTGTAGACTAATATTCATGATTATTTATTCCCACGTAACTTTGATAGTATATTATCTATGgcctatttaaaatagaatgaagtttgataaataattatataaaatttacacttTTATGTCGACCACTGACTATGATACGTCATATtagtttgtaattatatttaattattttcaaaatatattacataaaagctttatagtaatttatttttatatgaaaaaaaagtgtttttatttttaaataaatactagttatttagcaatatttatttatacaacaaatatttttttttgcgacTTGGAAAGGTCAATCCTTTATCACTGCAGTTTTGGTAAGAAATTGacttattaaatcaatatgtaattaattgtcTACAATTGCCCATTAATAACCATTCTATTTCGTACACTTGAAATAAGATAAACATATGTAATTATACtactgttaattattaaaatgtatttattcagaTTTCagatatacctaattttaaacgaatttatTTGACTTATTTCTCttgcaaaattattacataataaccaCACAATTCTATTTGATTGGACACTACGAGTTTATTATGTAGAATATAGATTGTAAATGATTATaaccttattataattttaagtatagaaaCGACCCTAgctgttatttttgttaattatattatgttaacgattttattatttagattttatacagaataatatcatattttacataataattagaagtctttatttattaaccacatttattcaattatttttgttgggttaaacttaattataattaaatgactacatattttaattgaataattgttcataaacattttatgattttgaaaaatatagcgACTGAAAcgggttttttaattaaaagtacatTGTCTATACAGTTAAATCAAAGAAACTcacacaattatataaaaccgatttcatatatatatatcaattgtcatacttttatttatatatgaaatatatgaaattatttttagttatttatttgctttgaatattttgaagaagaaaatatcttaaaggaatctatcattaaataattgttatatagatGAATAATATCTTGGAACATACATTATTTGGTTGGAATCATGGCTAATTATTTCAGAAAGCTAAAcaggaataaaaattatgtgaacCACTATTCTTTAAACGGACTACTTGTACTGGTATATACAAtggtaaatacaaatataaattgataaatataatttagaaacaaaaaaaatattttaatttttattaaaatgcatatcaaaatattatttgttcaaaaatatttaaataatttagataaaataatttcaaatttcaaatgaatATTAGAAAGTATAActcgttaatttaatatattcttaatatatttcagtggtaaatatttaaaaatttgttacttACTTATATAGAATGAtttggaattaaaatttacacaaaagaaaaattaatggaCAAGCTacgaaaagtttaaaattatataaataaaatatctatatgtatataaatgtgataaatataataataaaaggaaAATAGTACTATAATGCTACacacttaaaatgtaaatcaaaaataataaatggtttttttctattagacTTTGATGTTTGAAACACATAGTAGCTCATTGGAAACGGAGTCAAATAATACCAGTTGTTCAAATGAAATGACGTGTAATAAATGTACTGTCAACGCTCAGTGTTCATGGTTTCTAGCTCAACAAAAGtgtgaagaaaatatttttaaaaatgtttcaacttTAATAGCCTCTAAGATAGAGGAATGTCCAcagtttaaagttaataaaaaatatgaatttaataatctttttattgatttgaaatatattattaaggtatCAAACGATTTAGTAGGTTTCATGAATTATCTTCGGATCAGTTTGGTCCATGTCCGAAGATCATTAATGAACAATGAAACAATTATGATTGATAGAACAAATGATGatgatttacttaaattttcaatacgtACGtacaaaaaattcttaaataaaccGTCGATcactgaatttatttttattgagttcAATAATGTCATGCTACGGTTCGATAACGTCGTTGATCATTAtgctacaatttataatagatatgataATGTATGTATCGACGGGAATCTCAAATTCTGTAAGACTTGTGCATGGAATTACAATGGATACTTTAACTATTTGAAATGGTGTTCACGCAATAACATCTGTGAGGGTCGAAATCAGCAGTATCTGAAACATAAAACCCAATTTGACCTATTTAAATTGACGAATAATGAAGCTTATGTGACGAACAACTGTCCCGAATTCAACGTGACAGCGGTCAATCCGCTGTCTGGACCGGACACTGGCGGGACGGCCTTAACGATCACCGTTAAAAACAACTGGATACTTTTAGAGAATCAAACGATAACGGTAAAGGTGGCAGGAACGGCGTGCACGAACCTCAGGGTGTTAAGATTCAATACGATCATCACTTGCACCACGTCACCATGGGTGAATACCCCGGAAGGAACACCGGCCCTAGGTCCGATCCTGGTCAAGTACTGGTCAGACAAAGGTGCAACAATAACGATCGAATCGTCTCAAAGATTTCAGTTTATCGCCCTTCCTACTTGTGGTGCCCCCAGTCCAGCACTGGACGCGGACCAACAACTTAGAGGCTTAGAATCTGGAGACACCATCGTGCCGGTACGCGGTGTTCATTTCGTCAAACCATGTGTTGCATCGTCCGCCCGACTATTTGTCGTGCTGCCAAACGGTACCATGCAGTTTGCGTCTAGTTATTGTGATATACCGGTAAACGACACTTACATGGTGTGTCGATCACCGAGGGTTGAGAGACGTGTCTTGGAAGACGGGGACTCGTCAGTTGAAGGGCTGATGCTAAATTTCGGGCTAAATATGATGAACTTCATCGGGAATCAGTCGCTCTCCGTGGGAGGGCCGTCGCACGGTTTTCACGTGCTCTTCGATCCGATGCTATTGGATTTTGATGTAATAAACAGTACTGGTTCAGTAATATTCTATGGTCGCTACTTGAATCACTTGCAGTCCGACGTCATCCTGATACAGCTTCCGAATTCATCGGCAACGGATTGCGAATCCGCACCACATTGCGAAGTCGTGGTCGGTTGCAAAAATGTGACGTTTTCACAGCAACATATCACATGTGAGCCGAACGTGACTATCGTTTCAGCTGCCACCTCGTTGGCCAAGATGTCGGTCACGATCAGCGATTCATTATCGTACACCGTGCTCAATAGATCACCACCCCCCGATAGTCCCAATTTTTCTGGTCCCAATCAACTTTTCACACTTTCCGGCTGGTTCCAAGCGATCATCGCCTTGTTCACGTCGTCTTTGATTGTTTGTACGTTGGTTTGTTGtctaaaaaccaaaaacaggTACGACTTGACGAAAACCGTTGGCTACCCACTGGTGGCTTCTATGTATGACACACATACACGTTAGGGTCTAATGATTAAGCTGTAGTTTTAAACCGTTAATTTATCAACAGTGTATTTACGCTGGCTGTTATTATctgaacataatttattgcaaaataatatgtgttttttctCCAATTATTCCCAAAAATGAACTTATTAGATATCgtaatttttagaatacgagtattacaaataattatattttgttcaatattttgatgatgcaataataaaagtaccaataatgataatttgtttactgtgttctattatttatagctCGAATTCACCAAAGAAATgttgaattaaatatgttcTTACTCATTtaggaattgaaaaaaaaacagttaaaaaaaactattcagaGATTACTATTTGTGGGAATGAACATTTCTAAAAGAACCACGTTAAaggtttaaaaaacaatataataaaatcgattttttttaaatatttttaaaagatatttattcaaacagtgctaaaatatttttaatgtgattAATTCCAAGTATATGAAAAGTATATGAATTATGACTGTTTAAGTTAAGTATACGTAtatggtatacatatatatatataataatgtatatactattatatgagtattatacctttgtttatgtttatttatgtataatgatattgaCGACAGCAAATAGTGATTACTAATTTTGAACACCGATCAATGTGATACTTCAAGCAGCTACGATACGGCATTTAGTAAGTATTtgcatttgttattatttaattaaaaaaataatacacaaaagcaagtaacaactaataatttaagttactcatctaaagataattttattaatctacTCCAAGGCTGtagctattatatattttaaattcaatgaatcTTCCTGGATATTGATCACTACAAGTctacgttataataaaaatatattcaaaccattttgttttacatttaaatgttataataaatacagcatacaatgtaataataatatttaaacagctATAAttctttcaatttataaatcatatatttaatattacaattatgtcaatattgtatattgcatttttttttcattttttgaatagttgattattttataaattacgcagtgactatattttaaaaagagacTAAACTAGCATctcaacataaatataaaactgaatatattaatttttttagtaatattacattttgaaaaataatattttgaagtatgTGTATGTCAAAGCAACAAAAAAAGTGTTAATTGATGGTAGAGTAAGGATCGGTAACCTTTTTGGTGTCAAgggtcaaaaaatataaaaaaaattcacgggCCAtacatcttattttatttacagtttatttttttttatcaactaacACAATGtggtattctatatttttatactaaaattataaattgtaatcatgGGCCGCATAAAATGGGCCTTATACGGCCTATGGGCCAaggttttattcattattgtaaatagaCAGTTTGTTAAGGAGTTTAATATAGGCATTATTATAACTGCATGTATTGAGATCTTGTAAATTTGTGCATAGTAAGTTAACATAAGTATCTATGAGTGTGTAACAATAGtgtaagaaaataatgaagCGATCCTACACACGTACATAGATAGTAATCATCTGCGTCGTCGGCCCATACTTGaacgatataaaaaataatatattcatttgcACGTACTTTTTGTCAATATCACCAATGGACCTAATGATCTGATAAGACTTTTAAAagttaggtaatataaattcaaatatatatactttggaTCGATTAagccaaattttaaatttttttcatttaaatttcgaataatcattaatcaccatttacattttatgaaatttcaattattcaaactaaatttttagGAGTAAGCTAGTAggagaataatatttgataaagtaGCCTGATCGatctaaattagaaaaatgagtatcaattattatctgttttcaaaaattattctcaTGACCATACAAGTGTCATTGACAaaaaattgatacattttagttaaaataacttatcatATCTAATActcttaatacaatttattattttaacatttatttttaacaaaattcgcaatactaaatacttgatattaatattttaagtaaaatttgatatttgatacttattactcgataatatttaatacattgaatATACTAAGTCACggctattttaaaacttataaacaggtataggtaaataatcatttttttatcaataattattataataatagacttTATACTAcaacacaattaatatttattagttgtaatatacatttttagatcgatattaataacataatacaaaacaatattataaaattatagactattaaattaatatcgtaatagtaataagtaactaatatttttatgatacagATTACAGATCACGCGTAGTTGACAAGACAGTTGTTTTTGTCTAACCGTTTTTGTTAACTGTATACGaactaaactattaattaataaatgcattgaTAAGCTAGCTGCTTTGACTATGAATGTTATGCTACGtgattgtattacatttttttctttaaaaagtattgtattttCAGTGCATGTTTTACACAAAGCATTTATCTTGTGACCGAGAGCTATTCTAtcactatttttgtttttgaattatcattattttttaagacataCATCAATTGCgccaattaattaatcaattactcacgggtaagaaaaaaaatatgggatTCAAAAAGGTTATACATCAACTGCTCTGTACGATATTGAGGTAAGTACATAAAAGCTTATATACATTGATTGCACTGGTAATACTAAAATTGAAGAATAAACGAtatcgtttttatataattattacataggtatacgtTTTCAGTCTACATGcgataaaattactaataaattaaaatttattttatacgtttgattgtatttaagacttaataatttaatttaattcaattttcaacaagTATTCTTACAGTTTTCGATAGTACTTATAATGTTAacgtatacatttgtattatgtacttattgtctattcaattgaaataaaatatttaaaagtattatagtacctatataatattatatttttcttggtGCAATTGATCTATTGAGTTAAAGTAGCGTAGAAAAATTGGCGCAATTGACGAATACCGATTTCTTAATtaggtattcaaataaaatatagttagtatTGCAATCATTGCaagtagtatttatatttgattaacatTTCATAGTAACTTAATAAGGTATCATGAGCACATCGCTACATGTGATCGAACATAAATGTAGATATAGTTCAAACTATTGTCTAAGTGGTCcatctttgaaaatattattgagataacaatttatacactttgataatattatctatatgtgACTGTGTTTGTGCCAGTTTAAGtcttacaaattaaatgtatgcaCGAATGATCATTCTGtgctaataattttctatttaagatattctacattttttttttttaaaaaaataatgcttcaaaatTGGTGTATGTGGCAGTGtgtcacttaaaaaatatttaatcgaaCTAGTGTTCAAAGTATGTAGGTAGTGATACCACAAatcaatataggtatgtaaaagcCAAATATACGACCACTCATTCACCAATTGCTGTATCTCAAAAACTACAAAACATACGAACTTAAAATTTGGAATAGTGGttactttaatactttaactgtacaattaaaaatgattttaaaagatattgaGTTTTAGTGGATTAACTATTAGAATTATTCCCCGCCAATTCTTATTGTTTAGTAGGTCGGTGCTGTGGCCAGTGGGTTTTCAGCTGCCTGTAACTTAATATGCTTTTTGTCCGTTGTGTAGATACGAATTGTCTAGAGGAGTTTATAGATAAAAGTTATCTTACGCATCTCGCATACAtcaataattcttattatccaaaaaaaaaaataaaataataataataaagaaatacacAATGGTGAAGTCAGGTAATTCAGCAagtaattttacaatagtaaagtaatcatttataatagtaattactattaatggtattaatacaaacaaataaacttatatatatatataatatacataacaattaatataaattgtgttcattttattaactttgtaCAAGTATCACAACTAAGGCatacacaataaaaagtattagatattagatatacaaaaggaatgcatttttaaattcattttatacttcatattataattatcataggtACTACAATTGTGTtatcttacaataatatatgtacctagaTAAcgtaacttaatattttgaaaaaagtgaTCGAAATTGCTTTCTTATTTGTCACTGATTATTATCAATGGCCTATCTTAGTATTGAGGcgtttgataattaataatgtacacaTTTTACTCTTTTATTAAAACCGCTTACTATACGAAACACAGTGCACCGTGATTGTCAGTAATTAATGTTGAGCacaaaattagatttaatttatatttttttattttaaaaacagtgttttttttttcaaaaatcaccTGGAATTGAATAAGTTGTACCTATTACAGtactacacatattattacgcTTCTCTATCACAGGTTTGGAAACTAAgtgagttattaaatatataagtagttaCTTATCCTAACttaacctaattttttttaatctctaAATGAAAGCTGAACTGTTTACAAATGACTTGGCCCCTACgtgacataatttttttataaaaaaaaaatacagagaTCATCATTCTATTTGGAAAATTGGAGACCATTTTTCTTATCTCTTGGTTATTGTGTGTTCTTAGTTTCTAAGTCTCAGTGAGTGATCAAATCTCatacatgataaaaataatagtcatCCTCTCTTACCAGCCATAAATAGTTTACAACCTAAAATGGAACTTTAGTTGTTGTTCTATTAGGTaacatataaatcaaataatctaCCTAATTATACTAATTGCTAAAGCTTTGTATATAATTCGATTTCATGTATTCATGTATCTATGTAGAttgcataaatttaatttcttatactATTTTCGaacttaatgatataaatatcacTGTGACCTGATGGACTTGAATGATCCACTTATTttgcctataaatagctaCATATTCTatccaaatattaaattaaattatttgatacattatactactgttagaaaatattatgtagatcgtAATT
The DNA window shown above is from Aphis gossypii isolate Hap1 chromosome 2, ASM2018417v2, whole genome shotgun sequence and carries:
- the LOC114119912 gene encoding uncharacterized protein LOC114119912, which translates into the protein MANYFRKLNRNKNYVNHYSLNGLLVLVYTMTLMFETHSSSLETESNNTSCSNEMTCNKCTVNAQCSWFLAQQKCEENIFKNVSTLIASKIEECPQFKVNKKYEFNNLFIDLKYIIKVSNDLVGFMNYLRISLVHVRRSLMNNETIMIDRTNDDDLLKFSIRTYKKFLNKPSITEFIFIEFNNVMLRFDNVVDHYATIYNRYDNVCIDGNLKFCKTCAWNYNGYFNYLKWCSRNNICEGRNQQYLKHKTQFDLFKLTNNEAYVTNNCPEFNVTAVNPLSGPDTGGTALTITVKNNWILLENQTITVKVAGTACTNLRVLRFNTIITCTTSPWVNTPEGTPALGPILVKYWSDKGATITIESSQRFQFIALPTCGAPSPALDADQQLRGLESGDTIVPVRGVHFVKPCVASSARLFVVLPNGTMQFASSYCDIPVNDTYMVCRSPRVERRVLEDGDSSVEGLMLNFGLNMMNFIGNQSLSVGGPSHGFHVLFDPMLLDFDVINSTGSVIFYGRYLNHLQSDVILIQLPNSSATDCESAPHCEVVVGCKNVTFSQQHITCEPNVTIVSAATSLAKMSVTISDSLSYTVLNRSPPPDSPNFSGPNQLFTLSGWFQAIIALFTSSLIVCTLVCCLKTKNRYDLTKTVGYPLVASMYDTHTR